From Suricata suricatta isolate VVHF042 chromosome 1, meerkat_22Aug2017_6uvM2_HiC, whole genome shotgun sequence, a single genomic window includes:
- the LOC115298556 gene encoding diphosphoinositol polyphosphate phosphohydrolase NUDT4B-like → MKFKPNQTRTYDREGFKKRAVCLCFRSEQEDEVLLVSCRGYPDEWIVPGGGMEPGEEPGGAATREVYAEAGVRGKVGRLLGIFEQHQDRKHRTHVYVLTVTEILEDWEDSVHIGRKREWFKVEDAIKVLQCHKPVHAEYLEKLELGCSPTNGNSTVPSKFPSK, encoded by the coding sequence ATGAAGTTCAAGCCCAACCAGACGCGGACCTATGACCGCGAGGGCTTCAAGAAGCGGGCGGTGTGCCTGTGCTTCCGGAGCGAACAGGAGGACGAGGTGCTGTTGGTGAGCTGCCGTGGGTACCCAGACGAGTGGATCGTCCCGGGAGGAGGAATGGAGCCAGGGGAGGAGCCTGGTGGCGCTGCCACGCGGGAGGTTTATGCAGAGGCTGGAGTCAGAGGAAAAGTAGGCAGACTCCTGGGCATATTTGAGCAGCACCAAGACCGAAAGCACAGAACACATGTGTATGTTCTTACTGTCACTGAAATATTAGAAGATTGGGAAGATTCTGTTCAtataggaaggaagagagaatggtTCAAAGTAGAAGACGCCATCAAAGTTCTCCAGTGTCATAAGCCTGTACATGCAGAGTATCTGGAAAAACTAGAGCTGGGTTGTTCTCCAACCAATGGAAATTCCACAGTCCCTTCCAAATTCCCTTCCAAATAA